A stretch of Rhinoderma darwinii isolate aRhiDar2 chromosome 4, aRhiDar2.hap1, whole genome shotgun sequence DNA encodes these proteins:
- the LOC142760760 gene encoding transcription cofactor HES-6-like isoform X2 → MSAAAKDPLKLSHSKQERKLRKPLIERKRRERINSCLEQLKETVIRAFHLDSKLEKADILEMTVRHLENIQKSRTTGETSQTVDSQQRFSTGYIQCMHELHNLLLNCDWMDQALGARLLNHLLKSLPKAMDAKSEPPFMMEEGVGRTPPPTLKCDTDTKPQMNVLQKHCPLMGSLKMWRPW, encoded by the exons CTCAGAAAGCCACTTATTGAACGCAAGAGAAGAGAACGAATTAATTCTTGCCTGGAGCAACTGAAAGAAACTGTGATCAGGGCATTTCATCTTGAT tcaaagttggagaaagcagacattcTGGAGATGACAGTGAGACATCTGGAAAATATTCAGAAAAGCAGAACCACAG GTGAAACATCTCAAACTGTAGACAGCCAGCAAAGATTCAGCACAGGATATATTCAGTGTATGCATGAGCTCCACAACCTGCTTCTAAACTGTGACTGGATGGATCAGGCCCTTGGTGCACGACTTCTCAATCATCTGTTAAAATCACTTCCCAAGGCCATGGATGCAAAGTCTGAGCCGCCCTTTATGATGGAGGAGGGCGTTGGAAGGACTCCACCACCCACTCTGAAATGTGATACTGACACAAAACCACAAATGAATGTACTGCAGAAACATTGTCCTCTTATGGGCTCACTGAAGATGTGGAGACCATGGTAA
- the LOC142760760 gene encoding transcription cofactor HES-6-like isoform X1 encodes MSAAAKDPLKLSHSKQERKLRKPLIERKRRERINSCLEQLKETVIRAFHLDQSKLEKADILEMTVRHLENIQKSRTTGETSQTVDSQQRFSTGYIQCMHELHNLLLNCDWMDQALGARLLNHLLKSLPKAMDAKSEPPFMMEEGVGRTPPPTLKCDTDTKPQMNVLQKHCPLMGSLKMWRPW; translated from the exons CTCAGAAAGCCACTTATTGAACGCAAGAGAAGAGAACGAATTAATTCTTGCCTGGAGCAACTGAAAGAAACTGTGATCAGGGCATTTCATCTTGAT cagtcaaagttggagaaagcagacattcTGGAGATGACAGTGAGACATCTGGAAAATATTCAGAAAAGCAGAACCACAG GTGAAACATCTCAAACTGTAGACAGCCAGCAAAGATTCAGCACAGGATATATTCAGTGTATGCATGAGCTCCACAACCTGCTTCTAAACTGTGACTGGATGGATCAGGCCCTTGGTGCACGACTTCTCAATCATCTGTTAAAATCACTTCCCAAGGCCATGGATGCAAAGTCTGAGCCGCCCTTTATGATGGAGGAGGGCGTTGGAAGGACTCCACCACCCACTCTGAAATGTGATACTGACACAAAACCACAAATGAATGTACTGCAGAAACATTGTCCTCTTATGGGCTCACTGAAGATGTGGAGACCATGGTAA